One window of Microcoleus vaginatus PCC 9802 genomic DNA carries:
- a CDS encoding ABC transporter permease — translation MSLSPIDLLRLTCLSLSGNLLRSVLTTVGVFMGVAAVSATLQVGNISRAVIAKQLAEREAPQVRIFMGGDTSLKLEDMEFLRQRLKGVQAISAANWLGFNDNKVIFQAEEAEPSSDAVSQDYLLTSGRRLMTGRFFSPSDFADYRPVVVIDEWLGSLLFTGDVEPVGQRIYVDRRPYIVIGVMESKQDSSEKPKGEILVSMSVYKAMTGSQRIDSISVRPYNLKDIKGMEKQAKKVLKQRFPQAEVYTWNNVKKILEQQEILELASQGLLAVGVISLLVGGVGIANITIAAVMERTPEIGLRRAIGATQRDIMLQFILEAVILSLAGGIAAIVTVHGLTVVVADVFKLPYKFDSNTAALALGSALAVGVGAGFLPALRASQLDPVKALRQG, via the coding sequence ATGAGCCTTTCTCCTATTGACCTCCTCCGCCTAACTTGCCTTTCCCTAAGTGGCAATCTTTTGCGTTCTGTCTTAACTACAGTTGGAGTTTTTATGGGTGTAGCTGCGGTCAGCGCAACGCTGCAAGTTGGTAACATTAGCCGCGCCGTGATTGCCAAGCAATTAGCTGAGCGAGAAGCGCCTCAAGTGCGAATCTTTATGGGGGGTGACACAAGCTTGAAATTAGAAGATATGGAATTTTTGCGGCAAAGGCTGAAAGGAGTTCAGGCGATTAGCGCAGCAAATTGGTTGGGATTTAATGACAATAAAGTTATATTTCAGGCTGAAGAAGCGGAACCTAGCAGCGACGCTGTTTCTCAAGACTACTTGCTGACATCGGGGCGGCGATTAATGACGGGGCGTTTTTTTTCCCCTAGTGATTTTGCTGACTATCGACCCGTAGTAGTAATCGATGAATGGCTGGGATCGCTACTTTTTACAGGTGACGTGGAACCTGTAGGTCAGCGCATTTATGTTGACCGCAGACCTTATATTGTGATCGGCGTGATGGAGAGTAAGCAAGATTCTTCGGAAAAACCAAAAGGTGAAATACTGGTGTCGATGTCGGTTTACAAAGCAATGACAGGTAGCCAGAGGATTGACTCAATTTCAGTGCGTCCTTACAATCTCAAAGATATTAAAGGAATGGAAAAGCAGGCAAAAAAGGTTTTGAAGCAGCGCTTTCCCCAGGCAGAGGTTTATACTTGGAACAATGTTAAGAAAATTTTGGAGCAGCAGGAAATTCTGGAACTCGCTTCACAGGGACTATTGGCAGTGGGGGTAATTTCGCTATTGGTGGGAGGGGTTGGTATTGCTAATATTACGATCGCGGCGGTGATGGAACGTACCCCAGAAATTGGTTTGAGACGTGCGATCGGGGCTACTCAGAGAGATATAATGTTGCAGTTTATTCTAGAAGCAGTAATTCTGAGTTTAGCGGGGGGAATTGCTGCTATTGTGACGGTACACGGGTTAACGGTGGTGGTAGCGGATGTTTTTAAGTTGCCTTATAAATTTGACAGCAACACAGCAGCTTTGGCTTTAGGATCGGCATTAGCTGTGGGAGTGGGAGCTGGATTTCTCCCGGCTCTGCGAGCTAGTCAACTCGATCCTGTTAAAGCGCTGCGTCAAGGGTAG
- a CDS encoding DUF4912 domain-containing protein produces MAKERPPLEEMTLRQLRRVASECGVSRYSRMRKSQLLASIQEIQRTKFSYSPSRKLEAQEAVEAAKFELGQEDRTGGSLSSVDEGLADLPNGYGESRVVLMPRDPEWAYTYWDIPNARKEELRRQGGQQLALRIYDVTDVNLETQSPHSIQEYPCDELAREWYVPIPVSDRDYAIDIGYRCADGRWLVLARSAQVRVPPVYPSDWIEDQFITLDWEEELQGKTFAELVPPAKKMAQAANGFGFSPSNAIYEQIFGMAESAESLRVAGSVFGSMQHVAGSVQQVGIHEQALSSYVFPSGVGMWAAPTMSGLTASGVGMSGLTMSGVGMSGLTMSGFGMSGVGMSGVGFAAPMRPRQFWLVADAELIVYGATEPDATVYVGGQPIKLNADGTFRFQMSFQDGLIDYPIFAVAADGEQNRAIHLKFNRETPERRTNSKHDAVVEWLG; encoded by the coding sequence ATGGCAAAAGAACGCCCACCATTAGAAGAGATGACTTTGCGACAACTCCGCAGAGTTGCTAGCGAATGTGGAGTCTCTCGCTACAGTCGGATGCGGAAATCGCAACTTCTGGCATCAATTCAAGAAATTCAGCGCACCAAATTTTCCTACAGCCCATCTCGCAAACTAGAGGCACAAGAAGCAGTGGAAGCAGCAAAGTTTGAACTCGGTCAAGAAGATAGAACAGGCGGTTCTTTGTCATCTGTAGATGAAGGTTTAGCAGATTTGCCCAACGGCTACGGTGAAAGCCGGGTGGTGTTAATGCCCCGCGACCCAGAATGGGCCTACACTTACTGGGATATTCCCAACGCTCGCAAAGAAGAATTGCGCCGTCAAGGAGGACAGCAACTCGCCCTGCGGATCTACGACGTTACAGATGTTAACCTCGAAACTCAGAGCCCGCACAGCATTCAAGAATATCCTTGCGACGAACTGGCGCGGGAATGGTACGTGCCAATCCCCGTGAGCGATCGGGACTACGCGATCGACATCGGCTACCGCTGTGCAGATGGGCGCTGGCTGGTATTAGCTCGATCGGCCCAAGTCCGCGTTCCTCCCGTCTATCCCAGCGACTGGATTGAAGATCAATTCATCACCCTCGATTGGGAAGAAGAGTTGCAAGGCAAAACCTTCGCCGAACTGGTTCCTCCGGCCAAGAAAATGGCACAAGCAGCTAATGGCTTCGGTTTCAGCCCCAGCAACGCCATCTACGAACAAATCTTCGGCATGGCAGAATCTGCCGAATCCCTGCGCGTAGCGGGTTCAGTCTTCGGTTCCATGCAGCACGTCGCCGGTTCCGTCCAGCAAGTCGGCATCCACGAACAAGCGCTCAGTTCCTACGTGTTCCCGTCCGGCGTCGGAATGTGGGCGGCTCCCACCATGTCCGGCCTCACCGCGTCGGGTGTCGGTATGTCCGGCCTCACCATGTCGGGTGTCGGTATGTCCGGCCTCACGATGTCCGGTTTCGGTATGTCAGGTGTTGGTATGTCGGGAGTTGGCTTCGCCGCCCCGATGCGCCCCCGCCAGTTCTGGTTAGTTGCTGATGCCGAATTGATCGTTTACGGTGCCACCGAACCCGACGCTACCGTCTACGTAGGCGGACAGCCGATTAAACTCAATGCTGACGGCACTTTCCGCTTCCAGATGTCCTTCCAAGACGGCTTAATCGACTATCCGATTTTTGCAGTAGCAGCAGACGGCGAGCAAAACCGCGCCATCCACTTGAAATTCAACCGCGAAACCCCAGAACGGCGCACCAATAGCAAGCACGATGCCGTTGTGGAATGGTTGGGTTAA
- a CDS encoding ABC transporter substrate-binding protein produces MQKINSPQQRSQKHPRLLALFAATLTAVLLLFILPALTQQPVVLTMLMQGQDIVNWRPFVKEFEQKNPDIRINLIEGPFDTNLIENLYTSAFLLGESPYDIINMDIVWVPKFAAAGWVSDLTDRIPPEQLSKFIQGNVEGGRYRGKLYRIPHASDAGMLYYRKDILEQAKIPAPKTFEEMVKISQNLQKQGKATWGYLWQGKQYEGVSAMFVEVLSGFGGFWANPQTFEVGLDKPEAIKAVEFLKKTIASGISPPGVTTYGEEETRLLFQNGKALFLRNWPYVWKLANAEGSNVRGKIAIEPMLSSTGKTGGSCLGGWGWGIAKTSKHPEQAWKAIQYLTSEETQRKFILETGLIPSYKSLFTNKEIVAKYPHYPQLLKVVERPALRPPLAQYAQASDILQRYLSSAFTGRMSAEQAMKAAASETRNLLGSLKQPQAS; encoded by the coding sequence ATGCAAAAAATAAATTCCCCCCAGCAACGAAGCCAGAAGCATCCCCGTCTTTTAGCCTTATTTGCTGCCACATTAACCGCGGTCTTACTTTTATTTATTCTGCCGGCACTGACTCAACAGCCAGTCGTGCTCACCATGTTAATGCAAGGCCAAGACATTGTTAACTGGAGACCCTTTGTCAAAGAATTTGAACAGAAAAACCCCGACATTCGCATCAACCTCATAGAAGGGCCTTTTGACACCAACCTCATAGAAAATCTTTACACATCTGCCTTTCTTTTAGGCGAATCGCCCTACGACATCATTAACATGGATATTGTCTGGGTTCCCAAATTTGCAGCCGCAGGTTGGGTAAGCGATTTGACAGACAGAATTCCCCCCGAACAACTATCAAAATTTATCCAAGGTAACGTCGAAGGCGGGCGGTATCGAGGCAAACTTTACCGAATTCCCCACGCTTCCGATGCTGGAATGCTTTATTACCGCAAAGACATTTTAGAACAAGCGAAAATTCCAGCGCCGAAAACCTTTGAAGAGATGGTAAAAATATCTCAAAACTTGCAAAAACAGGGAAAAGCAACCTGGGGTTATCTGTGGCAAGGTAAACAATACGAGGGAGTATCTGCGATGTTTGTCGAGGTGCTCTCCGGTTTTGGCGGCTTCTGGGCTAACCCTCAAACTTTTGAAGTTGGGTTAGATAAACCCGAGGCAATTAAAGCAGTGGAATTTCTCAAAAAAACGATCGCCTCTGGCATTTCTCCTCCGGGTGTCACCACCTACGGCGAAGAAGAAACCCGGCTGTTGTTTCAAAACGGCAAAGCGCTGTTTTTGCGAAACTGGCCGTATGTTTGGAAGCTGGCAAATGCCGAAGGATCGAATGTTAGAGGCAAAATTGCGATCGAGCCAATGCTCAGCAGTACGGGTAAAACAGGCGGTTCCTGCTTGGGTGGCTGGGGCTGGGGAATTGCCAAAACCTCAAAACATCCAGAACAAGCCTGGAAAGCAATTCAGTATCTTACCAGCGAGGAAACCCAGCGCAAATTTATTTTAGAAACCGGTTTAATTCCCAGTTACAAATCCCTATTTACCAACAAAGAAATAGTCGCCAAATATCCCCACTACCCGCAACTGCTAAAAGTAGTGGAACGGCCAGCTTTGCGCCCGCCCCTGGCACAATACGCTCAAGCTTCTGATATTTTGCAGCGTTATTTGAGTTCAGCTTTTACTGGGAGAATGAGTGCAGAACAAGCAATGAAAGCAGCAGCTAGCGAAACTCGCAATTTATTAGGCAGTTTGAAACAACCCCAAGCTTCGTAA
- a CDS encoding sugar ABC transporter permease, with the protein MRQREQKTGWILVAPALIILMLVFAYPILRAFWLSLFTQNLGTELKLVFSGFANYSRMLGDGRFWQTLGNTTVFTVASVLLELILGMGIALVLNQSFTGRGIVRTISLLPWALPTALMGVAWAWIFNDQYGVINDILRRLGLIQNSISWLGDPTLAMMAVITADVWKTTPFVSLLLLAGLQSIPGDLYEAHAIDGASSWQSFRQVTVPLLMPQIVIALLFRFAQSFGIFDLIQVMTGGGPAGATETVSIYIYSTVMRYLDFGYGAALVVCTFLLLVAAVAIAAYLLSRARTNAAGGN; encoded by the coding sequence ATGCGACAGCGCGAACAAAAAACCGGATGGATATTAGTAGCACCAGCTTTAATAATTCTGATGCTAGTATTTGCTTACCCAATATTACGCGCTTTTTGGCTGAGTTTATTCACCCAAAACCTCGGTACAGAATTAAAACTGGTTTTTTCCGGTTTTGCTAACTACAGTCGAATGTTAGGGGACGGGCGTTTCTGGCAAACTTTAGGCAACACCACCGTATTTACAGTCGCCTCTGTTTTACTGGAATTAATTCTCGGTATGGGCATTGCCTTAGTTTTAAATCAATCCTTCACAGGGCGCGGCATTGTTCGCACAATCTCCTTGCTACCTTGGGCGCTGCCCACTGCATTGATGGGAGTAGCTTGGGCGTGGATTTTTAACGACCAATACGGCGTAATTAACGACATTTTAAGGCGTTTGGGATTGATTCAAAATAGCATTAGCTGGCTGGGAGATCCGACTTTGGCAATGATGGCAGTGATTACAGCCGATGTGTGGAAAACTACGCCCTTTGTCAGCTTGCTTTTGCTAGCGGGATTGCAATCAATTCCCGGTGATTTGTACGAAGCACACGCGATTGACGGCGCGAGTAGCTGGCAGAGTTTCCGTCAAGTTACCGTTCCCCTGCTGATGCCCCAAATTGTGATTGCTTTGCTGTTTCGATTTGCCCAGTCTTTCGGCATTTTTGACTTGATTCAGGTGATGACGGGAGGGGGGCCTGCGGGGGCAACGGAGACGGTTTCTATCTACATTTACAGCACGGTAATGAGGTATTTAGACTTTGGGTATGGGGCGGCTTTGGTGGTGTGTACTTTTTTGCTGTTAGTGGCAGCAGTTGCGATCGCCGCTTACCTGTTATCGAGAGCCCGCACCAATGCAGCAGGAGGAAACTAA
- a CDS encoding carbohydrate ABC transporter permease encodes MSIAREQPSKKTFDIRQLILPISALLIVAYFLAPIIWQVLTSFKVNADISAIPNVYIPKRITFEHYLSLFQRRPFALYILNSAFVSITSTLLCLAVGAPAAYALARLRLWGERIILATVTIVTLFPAVLLFLGLLEIVKALGLGNNYLALIIPYTAINLPLTILVMRSFFQQLPKDLEDAAKVDGYNTFQMLWQIVLPMTFPALVTTGILTFISAWNEFIFALTFMTRESLKTIPVATAQLSGVSVFEIPYGPIAAATVLGTLPLVFLVLVFQRRIVQGLTAGAVKG; translated from the coding sequence ATGTCGATCGCCCGCGAACAACCTAGCAAAAAAACCTTTGACATCCGGCAATTAATCTTGCCAATCTCAGCGCTCTTAATCGTCGCATATTTTCTCGCACCTATTATTTGGCAGGTGCTAACTTCTTTCAAAGTAAATGCAGATATTTCAGCGATTCCCAACGTCTACATTCCCAAACGAATTACTTTCGAGCATTACCTGTCCCTATTCCAGCGCCGCCCCTTTGCACTTTACATTTTAAATAGCGCTTTTGTTTCCATTACTTCAACATTGCTGTGTTTAGCAGTAGGCGCTCCCGCAGCTTACGCTTTAGCCCGGTTGCGGCTGTGGGGCGAGAGAATCATCCTGGCAACTGTGACGATAGTTACCTTATTTCCGGCGGTGCTGCTATTTTTAGGACTTCTAGAAATTGTCAAAGCTTTGGGTTTAGGGAATAATTATTTAGCATTAATTATTCCTTACACCGCTATCAATCTACCGCTGACAATTTTGGTGATGCGGAGTTTCTTTCAACAGTTGCCCAAAGATTTGGAAGATGCGGCTAAAGTAGACGGATACAACACTTTTCAAATGCTGTGGCAAATCGTGCTACCGATGACATTTCCAGCTTTAGTCACAACTGGAATTTTGACATTTATTTCAGCTTGGAACGAGTTTATTTTTGCACTAACATTTATGACTCGCGAATCTCTAAAAACAATCCCCGTCGCCACGGCTCAACTCAGCGGAGTGTCAGTATTTGAGATTCCTTACGGCCCGATCGCCGCAGCCACCGTTTTGGGAACTTTGCCCTTAGTTTTCCTAGTTTTAGTATTCCAGCGGCGCATTGTTCAGGGTTTAACGGCCGGGGCTGTAAAAGGATAA
- a CDS encoding ABC transporter ATP-binding protein, producing the protein MAKLQLKNLNKTYSPKVVPVKDISLDVNEGEFLTLLGPSGCGKSTTLRLIAGLEQPTRGEIRIGDRDVTYLRPGDRDIAMVFQSYALYPHMTVYENMASSLKLRKISSSEINRLVTEVATSLGLTELIDRKPGKLSGGQRQRVALGRALVRQPEVFLLDEPLSNLDALLREKVRAELKQLFSSQKAPVVYVTHDQTEAMTLSTKVAVLNSGNVQQLAPPHLIYTRPANQFVAGFVGSPQMNLLVLKCQGNFAKLGDFRVPLPNMPTVPPEIVLGIRPEHVGFADAEAGNMPGPDAIKGEVYLVENLGMQNLVSVRVKGVDSVTVRALLPNDRHWNSEIVELVLPPQLLHWFDVKTGDRLQ; encoded by the coding sequence ATGGCCAAATTGCAACTAAAAAACCTCAATAAAACCTACAGCCCTAAAGTAGTTCCCGTAAAAGACATTAGTTTGGATGTCAACGAAGGAGAATTTCTAACCTTGCTGGGGCCGTCGGGGTGTGGCAAATCTACGACTCTCAGGTTAATTGCAGGGTTGGAACAGCCAACTAGAGGCGAGATTAGAATTGGCGATCGCGATGTCACTTATCTCAGACCGGGCGATCGCGATATTGCAATGGTTTTTCAAAGTTACGCGCTGTATCCACACATGACAGTATACGAAAACATGGCATCGAGCCTCAAACTTCGCAAAATCTCCTCCAGCGAAATCAACCGATTAGTGACAGAAGTTGCAACATCCCTCGGATTGACGGAATTAATCGATCGCAAACCCGGAAAACTATCAGGTGGACAGCGGCAGCGAGTCGCCCTCGGCCGCGCATTAGTGCGCCAACCGGAAGTATTTTTGCTCGACGAACCTTTGAGTAATCTCGACGCATTATTGCGGGAAAAAGTTAGGGCAGAACTCAAACAATTATTTTCCTCCCAAAAAGCTCCTGTAGTGTACGTAACTCACGACCAAACCGAAGCAATGACGCTTTCTACAAAAGTGGCAGTTCTCAACAGCGGCAACGTGCAGCAGCTCGCTCCGCCACACTTAATTTATACCCGTCCTGCCAATCAGTTTGTAGCCGGTTTTGTGGGCAGCCCGCAAATGAATTTGCTAGTGCTTAAATGCCAGGGAAATTTTGCTAAGTTGGGGGATTTTCGAGTTCCACTCCCAAATATGCCGACTGTGCCCCCAGAAATTGTGTTAGGAATTCGTCCGGAACACGTCGGCTTTGCAGATGCAGAGGCCGGCAATATGCCGGGCCCAGACGCCATTAAAGGTGAGGTTTATTTAGTGGAAAACTTGGGAATGCAAAATTTAGTTAGCGTCCGAGTTAAAGGTGTGGACTCAGTAACGGTGCGGGCTTTGCTGCCAAATGACCGCCACTGGAATTCAGAAATTGTAGAGCTGGTTCTTCCGCCTCAGTTGCTGCACTGGTTTGACGTGAAAACGGGCGATCGCTTGCAATAA
- a CDS encoding DUF3574 domain-containing protein: MNKHFNSLCLTGLLFILPVCPATIASAQPAETSDTNAKPTNLLKDELYFGLRKPGGETISESEWQEFVSAVITPRFREGLTVLDGAGQFVNSSGILIRENSKIVILIYESSPEKNQAINEIIETYKRTFQQESVLRATSEVKVSF, translated from the coding sequence ATGAATAAACATTTTAACAGTCTTTGCTTGACCGGCCTGCTGTTCATCCTGCCTGTTTGTCCGGCAACAATTGCCAGCGCTCAACCTGCCGAAACTTCAGATACTAATGCCAAGCCAACAAATCTCCTCAAAGATGAACTGTATTTTGGCTTAAGAAAACCAGGAGGCGAGACAATTTCTGAATCCGAATGGCAGGAGTTTGTCAGCGCAGTTATTACCCCTCGCTTTCGGGAAGGGCTAACGGTATTAGACGGAGCGGGGCAATTTGTCAACAGCTCGGGAATTCTGATTCGAGAAAACTCTAAAATAGTTATTTTGATTTATGAAAGTAGCCCGGAGAAAAATCAAGCTATTAATGAAATTATCGAAACTTACAAGCGCACTTTCCAGCAAGAGTCTGTGTTGCGGGCTACCAGCGAAGTTAAGGTTTCTTTCTGA